The genome window AACAGCTTCGATTAGACAGAGGGGAACTTTCAGATACTCACAGAGTCTGCGACCTGCACCATCTCAGGAACTGAACGGCAGCGCGGTACAGGACCAGGTTGAGAACTGGCCCCAGGGGTCATGGCGATGATGTCAATAGGATCCAGGCTCTGTTCAGCGGCCTCCTCATGTGGTACGCGGTAGTGAACTGATTTGTCAGCCCCTGTAGTAAGTAGtgacaagttagcaaatggtaaccacatacatgtagctactgGGATGAAACATTGGGTACCACTTCAAGCCAAGCTGGTGATAATTTCTATATCTTTGAAGTAAGTACTCAAAACAAGGAATGTTAGGCAGAATCGTTCTTTAAAAACAAAAGGTCTTGAAGTGCAGGGTTGAAAATGTGCACCAGGCAGGTTACATGAGGATAAGACGATTCATTGTAAATCACAGCAACAAAATCCTTCAGTAGGACACTCGAAATCACACAGACAACTTGGCGTCAAAGAGAGTGCATACGTTATTTTGTGCGAGCATGCTGGTCTCCAGTCAAAACGCTTACCCCTTGTGAACGAAACAAACTCCATCCAACCACTTTCAACATGACTCATTGGAGGCACCTCGTTACTTAGATGCTGCTGGCGACATGGACTGATCATTGCAACAGGATTAGTTAAAGGACCGACCTTAGAATTAGGTGTACGTTTTGGTGTTATTTTACCTTTAACGATAGGAGAGCTGTGCGACAGGTCTTTGGAGTGCTTATGGATCGGTGAGGGCATGGAATGGGATTTCGAATTAGTTGGAATATGAGGAGCAGACACATTAAATTTGCTGGCGGTATATTTATTCTTTGGGTTGCGGAGTTCGTTGACGACATGTGGCTTTTTGGTGGCAGCTCTCTTCTCTTTGGAATCTGAAAGCAAAAAATTAGTACATGTGACATACATTTGTACAAAGCTGCAAATGGGAAATCGAGAATaatatacagcagaacctctctattaaggacaccctcgggactgacaagtgctgtccttaatagagaggtgtcctgattagagaggtcaaactgtatggaaacacccaatttgggaccaaaactagtgtccttaatagagattgtgtccttaatagagaggtgtccgctgagagaggttctactgtacaatatACTTTTACAAATCAAACCTGATTTACGTGGACTTGAACTCTGTTACTCAAATTGGAGGATAGGTCACTCGAAAGTTTCCTCCACAGATTTTAAGACAAGTGGATGCTGTAGCCAATGATGCTGAGAGAGCAGGAGTTGCAAGGGAGGTGTTGTCAGAGACGACTGAGGACTGTATTGCCTGGAGGGGTGCGGGTGCACcgttgacatagaaatgtcaagttgtagGAGTGCAACGCATCATGACAATCAAGAACATGTAATATTTTCACATTTCTGCCAGcagagatcagtggcatagcaGATATGCGAATGAGAGCGATATGCAATATTTCTTTTTGCCATGAAACAAACTATAGAATCCTATTAGAAATCTAGAGTTTTGAATGGAAAGACAAAGCGACAATATCTCACCAGTTCTACTGCTACTACAAGTACTATCAACTGAACTATTGGCACTGCCACTCTTCACAGGCTTGGTGTTGCCGTACGCAAATGGGCCCTGGAAAAACAGAAACTCATTCAAAACATGTCAAACTAGATACTTCAAATTCAATCGTATCTTATTTCTGCGACTCCGACTTTGGtcaagaggtagagtccacgcaagctactcaagtttctcacttggtggggtcttcaaCTGGccatggcatagacaccagagaCTAGGAACCTCGGTATaacgtctcattcaaaggactatAAGCGAGTCAAGTTACATACTTACTGGAACTTTGAATGCCTTGACCTGCTTGGGTTTCAAAGATTGATGCTTTTCGAACACGAGCCTCATAATGTCTGTGCACATAATAACCTTCTTCTCAATGAAGCCGCCAGCAAAGAACTGCTCCTTTgttattggtgatttgtaatggAACATATCTCGTAAAATCTGAAATGTACAAAAACAAATATACGGATACCTAAGATTTTACGCACTCACAAATTTCAGTCTTGCaattaaaattcctggctcttcacagtccttcgaatgagactcaaaaccaaggttccttgaccttgtatctggtgtctatgccggggcaagctaagaccccaccaagtgagaaacatgagtagcttgcgtggactctatctctctcgccaaagtcggaccactaggccaataaacccaattggcgcctaaccgtagtggcacgcaggatacgctcatcccgccttggaggaggattactcctaggagaatgacacctccaagtgcagagcgaacgctgaagaagaagtctTGCAATGGACTCATAGTATGCCGAACCAACTTGCAGTGCATACAGACATCATTATTGGGAGAGAATCCAAAGTTTTTATCAGCAATACTAGCAAAGCTTGCTTCAGATGGACTGGTGTCATAAATCAAGTTGACATGTTGACATTGTCAATCTTTTACTCAGGTGAATTCAACTTCATCAATTAAAATAAgcgaatacttgacttgccaaactcagaaatgcagcgccactcgcggacaaagatggaacaactcgacatttgtttcaccggttttcgctgcgcatgcgtaccagccatccggaaactaataatggcggctggtacgcatgcgcagcgaaaaccggtgaaaaaaatgtcgagttgttctatctttgtccgcgagtggcgctgcatttctgagtttggcaagtcaagtattgcacCCACCTTGTACATAGACTCAATGAATCGCAAATCGGTTTTGCCATAAAGTTCTATATTCATTTCCATAATCTTCTGTgagaacggctggctgtagttCACGAACAGATAATGATAGATTGGGAAGAAGGAATTCGACTGACCCTGTGTTAGCCTGAAAAATAGACATTAGGAATGTCTTCACTTGCTTCTAACGTGTACCTTTTAAATCCTTACCGTACTAATCTTTGAGGAGGGATGGGGAATTTTACAATAGCCGATTGATACCAAGGTACCAGGTACCAAGGTAGAACCCAACTGACTAAGCTACATCAACCAAACAAATCAGTGGTCTGAACCACTTTGCTGCCTCTATGAGTAAGGAGCATACCCTTTTATATCTGCATCTTTTTCGTAATTTATCTTCTTTAACATTCCCTGCAACTTCCGGACATTATTGTTCAGATCACCAGTAGCCATTATTAGAGTAAGgtcctgaaattgaaagaagAAACATTCAAAAAAGGATGACATTTGTCgatttgaaaaatcattgagttAACTCTGTCTGACCATTGCCAACGCGGCCTTTGCACGAGTTCTTTGTAGCCTAGATTGATGTGTGGTGCGAGATGGAAAATATGTAAGCCTCTTACTAGGAgaagggcctaggcctactgttaCTGGGCCTATactcattcattcatttcatgtaggcctaggcctatgcctTTTATGGCCTGATCGCAGCGGCCTAGATTCTCATCTGAAGTTTCATAGGTCTatccattttttttcatttctttctttctttaaaTAATATAGCATTATATAGCATTacagatatatatatacaccAGAATAACGTTGTCAAGGAAAAAACCTCACGAAAACTGACCAAAATCAGccaaaaagtgtgaaaaaaccaaaaatttCCAACTCTAATGTCGCGCTACCGAACGTTATTTACTACGACTGTTCTAATTGGTCAAATTTATCACCCAAATTTATACTGGCTAATGAAAGACGTCGACACAACGACATTCGTTGTGATCGTCGTTGCGAATAAACACTGAGAACAAGATCTTTCACATCCGGAGAAATCCAGGCTGTCTCTGAGAAATACATTGGTTGTGCTTTGTCGTGCTGAAACGAATAAGTAACCAATCCAGGTCAATACTTTTGTAATACTTTTGTACTGCTTTGCTCTTGTCCTACTTTGCTCTAAAGTGGGAGTCATCTCGAGAGAAAGCtgaaaattttgtgaaaaaGGCTGGAACAAGCTTCCGAAGACAACGCGCCCTACACTCCGGATCCGGCCGGAGGCAATGGACTCGACCGGCCTCGTCCAGGTTCACCTAAGAgatcaaattaggatgacgcaatggactgccccgggagtctacagCGGCCCCGGCACAGCGCCGGACCCTGGCACCAGTatagtggttttcaatatacccgCCTgatgtcgatatttcaaacgacaGTCCGAGTAagaaaagcctgatctcaggttGGTACGAGAAACATTCCAACCGTTTACGGTTAGGCAACATTGGGGAGAGGAAAATAATGGTGATAGAAAAGCTAAATAACGTTCAACGAAAGCCAACAAATTGTAATTTCTGACAGTTGCAATATAATGCATCAATATTATACCATttacattaggcctacaccgtCGTCCTTTGATCTagtcaaatatatatatatgccaaAAGAGAGCACTTACAAATATTTGCTTTTCGAGACAACTGGACAAGAAGTGGCCGACATGAACCTTGAATGTGACAAATTGTACATATTGCGTATTCTCACAATGTGCCAATACAAGTGTTATCATCCGTTCGAacgataggcctaggcctaataaCTCAACACTCTTCAAGCTTTGACTGGATATGACATAACTGTTATATTTCTTGCATCACGAGCTGCAAAATGCCCATCGGCCACACGGGGTCGTGAACTCAACATAAACGCTCACATTCATGGGCAAAATATGTCAGAGAAACAACGTCGTGGCCGTTTTCCTAAACGCATTGGAAAATGGTAAGTAAAACTCTAGGTCAAGAGACCACAAGCAACCCAGATTTCAAAACCGTGACGACAAATAATTGTCTTAATTCAACGATGTGCTATTGTCCCGGCCGCCGCGTCTCGGCCCCGTTGTGGTGTGCCTATTATGGCAGGCAGGAGAACAGCAAGTTATTTTGAGTGCTAAAAGCATTGCGAGGCGAGTTCTCCGCGTGGCTGCTGCAGCCggaataggcaggtttcgcaaccactaCGAACGACTTGGGTGCGTGGTGTCACCAAGTCCTGCACGAATTTAGCTAAATctgctttatacatgtatatttcatacGATTGAGGAATTGGAGACTTGAAATCATACACATCACAGTGTACCGTAAATACTACTATGTACATGGACTACTAAAAATTGCAAAACGCAGGGATCATTTCTCTTCTTACCGCTTTTTTCATCCAAAGGTTCCAAAAGCGTTTAATGAGGTCCCAAGAACATGGAGAAGTGTCATCGATTGTTAGGGATAAAAACGGTCATATTGACGAAGGTCACAACCAAGTGATGTCCTCCGAGTCCCTGGAACCTTCCACGCACTTCGACAAAACAGCATCTATCAAGTACATGGAAAAACAACACCAGAAATCATTCAAATACTTCAGAAAAGATAATCGACTCCTCAGCGAATCCGATTGGCCAACCCAACAGGAAGAGTCGTGTGGGGTCGACACCGATTGGCTCACGAATACGTTATCCTATTTGATTGGTCTGttttcaaatgatttgaattcgGAAACTGCTTTGGATGACACACGATACCAGGAAGCGCTGATTCTTCTTAGTGAAAGGTTATCGACAGTGCAAGACGGGTTGCCGAGGGAGACACAATTTTCAAACAGGAGAAGACTTTTCAAAAAGTTTGCCACTCAAAAAGATATATTTCCAACGCTTAGAAAAATGTTGGAGTTGCACCTATGCTCTGGGTGGGGACATGAAAAGTCGGACGAGGAAACAAAAGAGTACTCGCGGCTGTTGGCCTCTCATATCTCGCTTATCATGGTCAATGGGACGGACAGTGACGTAGATTTCGGGAAGGGGCTGATTGGAGAACCTAGACTGTTGGAAGTTCTCATCATTTTTGTACACTCCAAAGGCAAGAATTATTTCAGGAATGAACTGCAAGATGTAAGTAGAGAAATCTTAACCTGGAACTATTTTAGTTACCCTTCGTATCACGTGATATTTAACCCTTTAGCACTCCAGCGTTGCGACTCGAATACATACAATATTCACAGAGGCGACGCTATCAAGAAAGACGCGACGGGCCGAGTTCACAATATATTCACATTGCTTATTTTGACCCGTTTCAGACAACCGAATTCGTTCTTCTTCTTATCATCCAACTCTTTTACAACTGTTCCATGGATTACGCGAACAGGGACCGCCTGCGAGGAGCGGGAGTCCTCGAAGCCGTCATCCCCTTCATGGAGTCCAAGGACCATCAAATGGCCCTGGTGGCTCTCCTCTGCGTCGCCTATCTTGCAGATGAGGAACAGAGCGGGGTCTTCCGGGCGAATAATGTTGCGCCGATGCGCCTGCTCTTGTCTCGAATCCGAGAGGCTGCCGTTGATGTTGACAAGCGGGATTCTATGGGTTGGCATGCTACAGAACTCCTCAAAGGTGAGAGTCGCCCCCAGCATCAAAATTGAAAGTATGAAGAACACGGATTAATTAGTTGTTATTGTCAGCGCAAACGCAACAGCCGTAGTCCAAGTTTAGGAAAACGAGTTTGAAACATTTCTTGTGTTGAGTGAAGACATAGAAGACGAACGTATCAGTATATTCCTTGGAACGATATAGGACATTATGACCCTCCCTCCATGCCCCCAACCC of Lineus longissimus chromosome 9, tnLinLong1.2, whole genome shotgun sequence contains these proteins:
- the LOC135493782 gene encoding centrosomal protein of 44 kDa-like, with amino-acid sequence MATGDLNNNVRKLQGMLKKINYEKDADIKGLTQGQSNSFFPIYHYLFVNYSQPFSQKIMEMNIELYGKTDLRFIESMYKILRDMFHYKSPITKEQFFAGGFIEKKVIMCTDIMRLVFEKHQSLKPKQVKAFKVPGPFAYGNTKPVKSGSANSSVDSTCSSSRTDSKEKRAATKKPHVVNELRNPKNKYTASKFNVSAPHIPTNSKSHSMPSPIHKHSKDLSHSSPIVKGADKSVHYRVPHEEAAEQSLDPIDIIAMTPGASSQPGPVPRCRSVPEMVQVADSMAKNLTDRLVSVESKLSGIEHVMERLAVFEPRLNTIERSVNYLEERNAETPIFTPSQLENLLARLTILENKVAIMDSQSSRTSVPSAPSPRTEGHIGAKTGLAQGVYEGSPTTLPPHSPPVRDPSDVLSPISVMARDNVGLPGSVMSPDLSLVLRAEEEAGTRSSTPEEKTKKDASLSIHFVDTPTCNQAKRVFEMIRDTEGRLSKDENEPPADQ